From the Sinorhizobium garamanticum genome, one window contains:
- a CDS encoding sugar ABC transporter substrate-binding protein, which translates to MKILATGLALAIGVAVGAAWAQDPYPAPKPLQASAQAPIKSFKGSKEAHIAYMPPATEFNYYIAIGEGIKKEAAKRGIDTFLLAPQSGADINGQMGMLQDVITRGVDAIILSTHDEHAAAPLVKRAVDAGIAVVIVNSDIPDFPAPVHAVVGYSQRKGTHKLGEYALKLTGGKPMIVGILEGQPGYHSTERVGGFLDAIKGSNFKVVASLDGKWNVEGGNAAAMDMLQAHPDIQLIFAANDYEIMGAAQAAKALGRTDLLLFGNDGDTGAGLEQIAAGNVTATVDTTPFVMGQIALAITADILDNKYPGGWVETPTQIVDKNNVIEILRHPETLYPMPSKAY; encoded by the coding sequence ATGAAAATTCTCGCTACCGGCCTGGCGCTTGCCATAGGGGTGGCCGTTGGAGCCGCGTGGGCACAGGACCCTTACCCGGCGCCGAAACCGCTACAGGCGTCGGCCCAGGCTCCCATCAAGAGCTTCAAGGGATCGAAGGAAGCCCATATCGCCTACATGCCGCCGGCGACCGAGTTCAACTACTACATCGCGATCGGCGAAGGCATAAAGAAGGAGGCCGCCAAGCGCGGCATCGACACCTTCCTACTCGCGCCGCAAAGCGGAGCCGACATCAACGGCCAGATGGGCATGCTGCAGGACGTGATCACGCGCGGCGTCGATGCGATCATCCTCTCGACGCATGACGAGCACGCGGCGGCTCCCCTTGTGAAGCGCGCGGTGGATGCCGGAATTGCAGTGGTGATCGTCAATTCCGACATTCCAGACTTTCCTGCCCCTGTCCACGCGGTGGTCGGCTATTCGCAGCGCAAGGGCACGCACAAACTCGGCGAATATGCCCTGAAATTGACTGGCGGAAAGCCGATGATCGTCGGGATTCTGGAGGGGCAGCCCGGCTATCATTCGACCGAGCGGGTGGGCGGATTCCTCGACGCCATCAAGGGCTCGAATTTCAAGGTCGTCGCCAGCCTAGACGGCAAATGGAACGTCGAGGGCGGTAACGCCGCCGCGATGGACATGCTGCAGGCGCATCCCGATATCCAGTTGATCTTCGCTGCCAACGATTACGAGATCATGGGCGCCGCGCAGGCTGCGAAAGCGCTCGGCCGCACCGACCTTCTATTGTTCGGCAATGACGGGGATACCGGCGCCGGCCTGGAGCAGATCGCCGCCGGCAACGTCACCGCAACGGTCGACACAACGCCCTTTGTCATGGGCCAGATCGCGCTCGCCATCACCGCCGACATCCTCGACAACAAATATCCGGGCGGCTGGGTCGAGACCCCGACGCAGATCGTCGACAAGAACAACGTGATCGAGATCCTGCGCCATCCCGAAACGCTCTATCCGATGCCCTCCAAGGCATATTGA
- a CDS encoding sugar ABC transporter ATP-binding protein — protein MTHGEVMSVDSDTVWELRGISKAFGVVLANDDVSLALRRHQIHGLVGENGSGKTTLIRTLSGAHQPDGGMILHESAPVTLDSTLTARSLGIATVFQEFSLVPELTVAENVFLGRWPGSYFSIDWRSMHEAAHRTLMELELDIPPDAVVGELPVAQQQLVEIAKAMAARASLIVLDEPTTALGVTEIEHLHELLRRARKNGAAILYISHRLDEVVDLCDVVSVMRNGRIVSGADHTPLDVGAIISLMIGKEMEEQYPKIHCRQGEVLLEALGISADPTLHDVSFTLHRGEVLGFGGPLGSGRSAIARALFGVVPLAGGEIRLHGKAQVIRSPADAIAAGIALLTENRNIDGLFFNFTGPQNITAASLADLDRGLWLDLARERKVAGDLIRSLRVSRAAETELVGRLSGGNQQKILLARWLNANAEVFILDEPTKGIDVGAKVAIYRLINELTAAGEGVILISSDDKELLAMSDRIAIVRRGRIMRIAEAKTLTKAELMGAGERRDAA, from the coding sequence GTGACACATGGTGAAGTTATGAGCGTGGACAGCGATACCGTCTGGGAGTTGCGGGGCATCAGCAAGGCATTCGGCGTGGTGCTGGCGAATGACGATGTTTCGCTCGCGCTTCGCCGGCACCAGATCCATGGGCTCGTCGGCGAGAATGGCAGCGGCAAGACCACTCTTATCCGGACGCTTTCAGGCGCGCACCAGCCGGACGGGGGCATGATCCTGCACGAGAGTGCGCCCGTCACGCTCGACAGCACGCTCACGGCCCGCTCGCTCGGCATTGCCACGGTGTTTCAGGAGTTTTCTCTCGTTCCTGAACTGACTGTCGCGGAGAATGTGTTCCTGGGGCGATGGCCCGGCAGCTACTTCAGCATCGATTGGCGCTCCATGCACGAGGCGGCGCACAGAACCCTGATGGAGCTCGAGCTCGACATCCCTCCGGACGCTGTGGTCGGCGAGTTGCCGGTCGCGCAGCAGCAGCTTGTGGAAATCGCCAAGGCGATGGCGGCGAGGGCGAGCCTGATCGTGCTCGACGAGCCGACCACGGCGCTCGGGGTGACGGAGATCGAGCATCTGCACGAGCTCCTGAGGCGGGCACGAAAAAACGGCGCGGCGATCCTCTATATTTCCCATCGGCTCGACGAGGTTGTCGATCTCTGCGACGTGGTCAGCGTCATGCGCAACGGCCGCATTGTCAGCGGAGCCGACCACACGCCGCTCGATGTAGGCGCCATCATCTCGCTTATGATCGGCAAGGAGATGGAGGAGCAGTACCCGAAGATCCATTGCAGGCAGGGCGAGGTGCTTCTGGAAGCGCTCGGCATCTCCGCCGATCCCACGCTCCATGACGTGAGCTTCACTCTCCATCGCGGCGAAGTGCTCGGATTTGGCGGGCCGCTCGGCTCCGGCCGAAGCGCTATCGCGCGCGCCCTGTTCGGCGTGGTGCCGCTGGCCGGCGGAGAAATTCGGCTGCATGGAAAGGCGCAAGTGATTCGCAGCCCGGCGGACGCAATCGCCGCCGGCATCGCGCTCCTCACCGAAAACCGCAATATCGACGGCCTGTTCTTCAACTTCACCGGCCCGCAGAACATCACTGCCGCAAGCCTCGCCGATCTCGACCGTGGTCTCTGGCTCGATCTTGCGCGCGAGCGCAAGGTGGCGGGCGATCTCATCCGCAGCCTGCGAGTAAGCCGTGCCGCCGAAACCGAGCTGGTCGGCCGGCTGTCAGGAGGCAATCAGCAGAAGATCCTGCTCGCGCGATGGCTGAACGCCAATGCGGAGGTCTTCATTCTCGATGAGCCGACCAAAGGCATCGATGTCGGTGCCAAGGTCGCCATCTACCGGCTGATCAACGAGCTGACCGCAGCGGGGGAAGGCGTCATACTGATCAGCTCCGACGACAAGGAGCTGCTCGCCATGTCTGATCGCATCGCGATTGTGCGGCGGGGCCGCATCATGCGCATCGCCGAGGCGAAGACGCTGACCAAGGCCGAGCTCATGGGCGCCGGAGAAAGGCGGGATGCGGCATGA
- a CDS encoding ABC transporter permease, producing the protein MKRLFFLPVTGPAIATIVVALLVMSTTDRFLTPGNLNNLALQVSIVALVAIGSTAVIIVGGIDLSPGSMIALLTMLLAMMLKFWGFGFWPAVVLALATGAAIGALNGAITAYLRIPAFITTLAGLSAYRGLAFMFNNGSPVFEASDRLEPLFYGRLAGIPLPLIYIVLFFAVAHWLMRRTRLGRSIYAVGGNAEAARLSGIKVRRIQLCAFTLAGLMAAIGAVLMAARLNSGSPNYGAGLELQAIAAAVIGGASLAGGRGDMVATLFGALTVTIVQNGLNLNAVATSTQNVVIGAIIVLAVAIDMWRGELSRGFVWALGLLHSARGARRERRKAQ; encoded by the coding sequence ATGAAGCGTCTGTTTTTCCTTCCCGTCACCGGCCCGGCGATCGCCACGATCGTCGTTGCGCTTCTCGTCATGTCCACGACGGACCGTTTCCTTACCCCAGGCAACCTAAACAATCTCGCTCTTCAGGTCAGCATCGTCGCTCTCGTGGCGATCGGTTCCACGGCGGTAATCATCGTCGGCGGCATCGATCTGAGCCCCGGATCCATGATCGCGCTTCTGACAATGCTGCTCGCCATGATGCTGAAATTCTGGGGCTTCGGATTTTGGCCTGCCGTTGTGCTCGCTCTTGCCACCGGCGCTGCGATCGGCGCCCTCAACGGAGCGATCACCGCCTATCTCCGCATTCCGGCCTTCATCACCACTCTCGCCGGCCTGAGCGCCTATCGCGGCCTAGCATTCATGTTCAACAACGGCTCGCCCGTCTTCGAGGCGTCGGATCGTCTCGAGCCGCTGTTCTACGGCAGGCTGGCCGGCATCCCGCTTCCCCTGATCTATATTGTTCTGTTCTTCGCGGTCGCCCATTGGCTTATGCGGCGCACCCGCCTCGGACGCTCGATCTATGCGGTGGGTGGCAATGCCGAGGCGGCGCGGCTATCCGGCATCAAGGTGCGGCGTATCCAGCTTTGCGCGTTCACGTTGGCTGGCCTGATGGCGGCGATCGGGGCGGTTCTGATGGCGGCGCGATTGAATTCGGGCTCGCCCAACTACGGCGCCGGCCTCGAATTACAGGCGATTGCCGCAGCCGTGATCGGTGGCGCTAGCCTCGCGGGCGGGCGCGGTGACATGGTGGCCACTCTCTTCGGTGCGCTGACGGTAACGATCGTTCAGAACGGACTGAACCTCAATGCTGTGGCGACATCCACGCAGAATGTCGTGATCGGCGCGATCATCGTTCTGGCCGTGGCGATCGACATGTGGCGCGGCGAGCTCAGCCGCGGATTCGTCTGGGCCCTCGGTCTGCTGCACTCGGCGCGAGGCGCACGGCGGGAAAGGAGGAAAGCGCAATGA
- a CDS encoding SMP-30/gluconolactonase/LRE family protein: MDRAELLLDCHNQHGEGVLWNPKDGRVWWTDIHGWHLWWYEPESGRSGSVTMPDRACCFAPRRSGGFIVAFAKQIAFFDLESGAVSSIHRFEPDNPDTRLNDGRTDRQGRFIVGGMNEGSSEPVSTVVRVDPDGSVSTIISGVGCANSTCFSPDGRTMYFADSFAGTIWAFDYDPRTALPSNRRVLKDFQGEAGIPDGSCVDAEGAVWNAVWEGQRIVRILPDGRADRTIEVPVLKPTCCAFGGAELDTLYITTSRLAMTPEQLAAEPTAGALFAFRPGVRGLADQPFAG; encoded by the coding sequence ATGGACAGGGCTGAGCTTCTCCTTGATTGCCACAACCAGCACGGCGAGGGTGTGCTGTGGAACCCTAAGGACGGCCGCGTCTGGTGGACGGATATCCATGGCTGGCATCTCTGGTGGTACGAGCCTGAGTCCGGCAGGTCCGGTTCTGTTACCATGCCCGACCGGGCGTGCTGCTTCGCGCCCCGGCGGAGCGGAGGGTTCATCGTCGCCTTCGCCAAGCAAATTGCGTTCTTCGATCTGGAAAGCGGCGCTGTGTCCTCCATCCATCGCTTCGAGCCCGACAATCCGGACACGCGCCTCAACGACGGCCGCACCGATCGCCAAGGCCGCTTCATAGTCGGCGGCATGAACGAGGGTTCCTCGGAGCCGGTTTCCACCGTCGTGCGTGTCGATCCCGACGGATCGGTGTCCACCATCATCAGCGGGGTCGGGTGCGCCAATAGCACCTGCTTTTCGCCGGACGGGCGGACGATGTATTTCGCCGACTCCTTCGCCGGCACGATCTGGGCCTTTGACTACGATCCTCGCACAGCCCTCCCCTCCAACCGCCGCGTGCTGAAGGATTTTCAAGGCGAAGCCGGCATTCCGGATGGCTCGTGCGTAGATGCCGAGGGTGCTGTGTGGAACGCGGTCTGGGAAGGCCAGCGGATCGTCCGCATCCTTCCCGACGGCAGGGCCGACCGGACGATCGAGGTGCCGGTCTTGAAACCAACATGCTGCGCCTTCGGCGGAGCGGAACTGGATACGCTCTACATCACCACGTCACGGCTGGCCATGACCCCGGAGCAGCTCGCAGCGGAGCCGACGGCCGGGGCGCTTTTTGCATTCCGGCCCGGCGTGCGCGGCCTCGCAGACCAGCCTTTCGCCGGATGA